A window of Cellulomonas fimi contains these coding sequences:
- a CDS encoding DUF808 domain-containing protein translates to MAGGLAALLDDIAALAKLAAASVDDVGAAAGRASAKAAGVVIDDTAVTPRYVHGFTPDRELPIIRRIAVGSLRNKLLFILPAALLLSQFLPWLLTPILMVGGAYLSYEGAEKIWELVSGHAKEHTSTPVAAQGADTEKTMVGGAIRTDFILSAEIMVIALNEVADEPLVSRAVILAVVALAITVLVYGVVALIVKMDDIGLHLAGRSNAAAAATGRVLVRAMPKVLSVLSTVGIVAMLWVGGHILLSGVDTLGWHVPMDLLHHLEDAVHHVPGVGGLLAWLVDTLGSALVGLVVGAVLVGLLHLVPRRKQAAAAH, encoded by the coding sequence ATGGCAGGCGGTCTCGCTGCGCTCCTGGACGACATCGCGGCGCTCGCGAAGCTCGCCGCGGCGTCGGTCGACGACGTGGGGGCGGCGGCCGGGCGGGCCAGCGCGAAGGCGGCCGGCGTCGTGATCGACGACACGGCGGTCACCCCGCGCTACGTGCACGGCTTCACGCCGGACCGCGAGCTGCCGATCATCCGCCGCATCGCGGTCGGCTCCCTGCGCAACAAGCTGCTGTTCATCCTCCCCGCGGCCCTGCTGCTCAGCCAGTTCCTGCCGTGGCTGCTCACCCCGATCCTCATGGTGGGCGGCGCGTACCTGTCGTACGAGGGTGCGGAGAAGATCTGGGAGCTCGTCAGCGGGCACGCGAAGGAGCACACGAGCACGCCGGTCGCGGCCCAGGGCGCCGACACGGAGAAGACGATGGTCGGCGGCGCGATCCGCACCGACTTCATCCTCTCGGCCGAGATCATGGTCATCGCCCTCAACGAGGTCGCCGACGAGCCCCTGGTGTCCCGCGCGGTCATCCTCGCGGTCGTGGCGCTCGCGATCACCGTGCTCGTCTACGGGGTCGTCGCGCTCATCGTGAAGATGGACGACATCGGCCTGCACCTCGCGGGGCGCAGCAACGCCGCCGCCGCGGCGACCGGCCGCGTCCTCGTGCGCGCGATGCCCAAGGTGCTCTCGGTGCTGTCCACCGTCGGCATCGTCGCGATGCTCTGGGTCGGCGGGCACATCCTGCTGTCCGGCGTCGACACGCTCGGCTGGCACGTGCCGATGGACCTGCTGCACCACCTGGAGGACGCCGTGCACCACGTGCCCGGCGTCGGCGGCCTCCTGGCCTGGCTCGTCGACACGCTCGGGTCGGCGCTCGTCGGCCTCGTCGTCGGTGCGGTGCTTGTCGGGCTCCTGCACCTCGTCCCGCGACGCAAGCAGGCCGCCGCCGCGCACTGA
- a CDS encoding alpha/beta fold hydrolase — MPESTIHELELDVPVPGGVLHAYDTGPATAPDGRAALPLVWCHGTPNIGAPPRPLLGPAARLGLRLVSYDRPGYGGSTPRPDRTVGSAAGDVAAVLDALGLDRCAVVGHSGGGPHALACAALLPGRVVAAVSGAGLAPADADGIDWFDGMAASGVASLRAAAAGRAAKEHHERTAPPYDPEFTASDLEALHGHWAWFDEVVGPAAAQGPAPLVDDDLAYVTPWGFDPRDVHVPVLLLHGADDRVVPVAHARWLADRLPDAELRVVSGAGHIAVLTAAPDALRWVADHRPAG; from the coding sequence ATGCCCGAGTCCACGATCCACGAGCTCGAGCTCGACGTCCCGGTGCCCGGCGGGGTGCTGCACGCCTACGACACGGGTCCGGCGACCGCGCCCGACGGCCGCGCCGCGCTCCCGCTGGTGTGGTGCCACGGCACGCCGAACATCGGCGCCCCACCGCGGCCGCTCCTCGGTCCGGCGGCGCGCCTGGGCCTGCGTCTCGTCTCGTACGACCGGCCCGGCTACGGCGGTTCCACGCCGCGGCCCGATCGCACCGTCGGTTCCGCCGCGGGCGACGTCGCCGCGGTCCTCGACGCGCTCGGGCTCGACCGGTGCGCGGTCGTCGGCCACTCGGGCGGCGGCCCGCACGCGCTGGCCTGCGCGGCGCTGCTGCCGGGACGCGTGGTCGCGGCGGTCAGCGGTGCCGGGCTCGCCCCGGCCGACGCCGACGGGATCGACTGGTTCGACGGCATGGCCGCGTCGGGAGTCGCGTCGCTGCGCGCGGCCGCCGCAGGCCGGGCGGCGAAGGAGCACCACGAGCGCACCGCTCCCCCGTACGACCCGGAGTTCACCGCGTCCGACCTCGAGGCGCTGCACGGCCACTGGGCGTGGTTCGACGAGGTCGTGGGGCCTGCCGCGGCGCAGGGACCCGCGCCGCTCGTCGACGACGACCTCGCGTACGTGACGCCGTGGGGCTTCGACCCGCGTGACGTGCACGTGCCCGTCCTCCTGCTGCACGGGGCCGACGACCGCGTCGTGCCCGTCGCGCACGCCCGCTGGCTCGCCGACCGGCTGCCGGACGCCGAGCTGCGCGTCGTGTCCGGCGCCGGGCACATCGCGGTGCTCACGGCCGCACCGGACGCGCTGCGCTGGGTCGCGGACCACCGTCCCGCCGGCTGA
- a CDS encoding caspase family protein yields MTGYSLHIGLNRVDPDAYGGWDGKLNGCVNDANAMLRLATATGFEPVQLLDAAATSQAVITQMGAYARKAVAGDLVLFTYSGHGGQVADIDGDEPDQQDETWVLFDRQVLDDELRRMYAQFAPGVRVLVLSDSCHSGSVVRDVERDALLQQERERDLGLEPGARGGPPAVLPPEAVARVMPRGVAEKDDKTRRTTYEFVQSLAGPTTDEDVAASVLLISGCQDDQYSYDGPVNGEFTGTLLRVWDEGSFSGTYADLHRKVLDQMPSRQQPNFFPMGARDDAFVGQQPFTIAPPGGTTTAA; encoded by the coding sequence ATGACCGGCTACTCGCTGCACATCGGGCTCAACCGGGTGGACCCCGACGCCTACGGCGGCTGGGACGGCAAGCTCAACGGGTGCGTGAACGACGCGAACGCGATGCTGCGGCTCGCGACCGCCACGGGGTTCGAGCCCGTGCAGCTGCTCGACGCGGCCGCGACGTCGCAGGCCGTGATCACGCAGATGGGCGCGTACGCGCGCAAGGCCGTCGCCGGCGATCTCGTCCTGTTCACGTACTCGGGCCACGGCGGCCAGGTGGCCGACATCGACGGCGACGAGCCGGACCAGCAGGACGAGACGTGGGTCCTGTTCGACCGCCAGGTCCTCGACGACGAGCTGCGGCGCATGTACGCGCAGTTCGCGCCGGGCGTCCGGGTGCTCGTGCTCAGCGACAGCTGCCACAGCGGTTCGGTGGTCCGGGACGTCGAGCGCGACGCGCTGCTGCAGCAGGAACGTGAGCGCGACCTCGGCCTGGAGCCGGGCGCCCGCGGGGGCCCGCCCGCCGTGCTGCCGCCGGAGGCCGTCGCGCGCGTCATGCCGCGGGGCGTCGCGGAGAAGGACGACAAGACACGCCGCACCACGTACGAGTTCGTGCAGTCGCTCGCGGGCCCGACCACCGACGAGGACGTCGCCGCGTCGGTGCTGCTCATCTCCGGCTGCCAGGACGACCAGTACTCGTACGACGGTCCCGTCAACGGCGAGTTCACCGGGACGCTGCTGCGCGTGTGGGACGAGGGCAGCTTCTCCGGCACGTACGCCGACCTGCACCGCAAGGTCCTCGACCAGATGCCGTCCCGGCAGCAGCCGAACTTCTTCCCGATGGGCGCGCGTGACGACGCGTTCGTCGGGCAGCAGCCGTTCACCATCGCCCCGCCCGGGGGCACCACGACCGCGGCCTGA
- a CDS encoding ribonuclease Z, with protein MRELVVLGTASQAPTRTRNHNGYLLRWDDQGLLLDPGEGTQRQLLLAGVASSAVTRICLTHAHGDHTFGLPGILSRMSLDGVGHPVPVHYPASADPVVRALVALARPGVDVRLRPHRAAGEVAPGLRVEPLRHRVDTFGYRLTEPDGRTLLPARLAAAGVRGPDVGVLLERGRLGDVRVEDVSVPRRGQSFAFVMDTAPCDGALALAQGVDLLVAESTYADEDVALAREHLHLTAGQAGALGGAAGVGTLVLTHFSSRYTDVTRLVEQARAAAATSHRPGGTAVLAVDDLDRVPLPPRRRVR; from the coding sequence GTGCGCGAGCTCGTGGTGCTGGGGACGGCGTCGCAGGCGCCGACGCGCACGCGGAACCACAACGGCTACCTGCTGCGCTGGGACGACCAGGGTCTCCTGCTCGACCCGGGCGAGGGCACGCAGCGGCAGCTGCTGCTCGCCGGGGTGGCGTCGTCGGCCGTCACCCGCATCTGCCTGACGCACGCGCACGGCGACCACACGTTCGGGCTTCCCGGCATCCTGTCGCGGATGTCGCTGGACGGTGTCGGGCACCCGGTGCCGGTGCACTACCCGGCGTCGGCGGACCCGGTGGTGCGCGCGCTGGTCGCGCTGGCGCGCCCCGGGGTGGACGTGCGGCTGCGCCCGCACCGCGCGGCAGGGGAGGTGGCGCCCGGTCTGCGGGTCGAGCCGCTGCGGCACCGCGTGGACACGTTCGGGTACCGGCTGACGGAGCCGGACGGGCGGACGCTGCTGCCGGCCAGGCTCGCTGCGGCCGGGGTGCGCGGCCCCGACGTCGGCGTGCTGCTCGAGCGAGGGCGGCTCGGGGACGTGCGGGTCGAGGACGTGAGCGTCCCGCGGCGCGGGCAGTCGTTCGCGTTCGTCATGGACACGGCGCCGTGCGACGGCGCGCTCGCCCTCGCGCAGGGTGTCGACCTGCTCGTCGCCGAGTCGACGTACGCGGACGAGGACGTCGCGCTCGCGCGCGAGCACCTCCACCTGACCGCGGGGCAGGCGGGCGCGCTCGGCGGGGCGGCCGGGGTGGGGACGCTGGTCCTCACGCACTTCTCGTCGCGGTACACGGACGTGACGCGGCTGGTCGAGCAGGCGCGGGCCGCCGCGGCGACGTCGCACCGTCCTGGCGGCACCGCGGTGTTGGCGGTGGACGACCTCGACCGTGTGCCGCTCCCGCCTCGCCGCCGGGTCCGCTGA
- the pyk gene encoding pyruvate kinase, protein MRRAKIVCTIGPATESAEQIQALVDAGMDVARINRSHGDTEAHKKVYDNVRAASKASGRSVAVLVDLQGPKIRLGRFIEGRHDLAVGDVFTITTDDIEGTKDRVSTTFKGLVGDVSPGDPILIDDGKVLVRVTAVEGNDVITRVEVPGPVSNNKGLNLPGVAVSVPAMSDKDEADLRWAIQIGADIIALSFVRNAKDYDDVRRIMEEEGRVVPVVAKIEKPQAVDNLAEIVAAFDGIMVARGDLGVELPLEQVPLVQKRAVELARRNAKPVIVATQVLESMTTNPRPTRAETSDCANAVLDGADAVMLSGETSVGDYPIETVRTMARIIEATEELGRERIAPLGSTPHTRGGAITRAAAEIGETLGVKYLVTFTQSGDSARRMSRLRSSIPLLAFTPVESVRNVLSLSWGTQTYQVPTVESTDHMVAQVDQTLRANGLAEVGDYVVVVSGAPVGVVGSTNSIVVHKIGDEENPGGRVA, encoded by the coding sequence ATGCGTAGAGCAAAGATCGTCTGCACCATCGGACCCGCGACGGAGTCCGCCGAGCAGATCCAGGCCCTCGTCGACGCCGGGATGGACGTCGCACGGATCAACCGCAGCCACGGCGACACCGAGGCGCACAAGAAGGTCTACGACAACGTGCGCGCGGCGTCGAAGGCCTCGGGTCGCTCGGTCGCGGTCCTCGTCGACCTGCAGGGCCCGAAGATCCGTCTCGGCCGCTTCATCGAGGGTCGCCACGACCTGGCCGTCGGCGACGTGTTCACGATCACGACGGACGACATCGAGGGCACCAAGGACCGCGTCTCGACGACGTTCAAGGGCCTCGTGGGCGACGTCTCGCCCGGCGACCCGATCCTCATCGACGACGGCAAGGTCCTCGTCCGCGTCACGGCGGTCGAGGGCAACGACGTCATCACGCGCGTCGAGGTCCCGGGTCCGGTCTCGAACAACAAGGGCCTGAACCTGCCGGGCGTCGCGGTGTCCGTCCCCGCGATGAGCGACAAGGACGAGGCCGACCTGCGCTGGGCGATCCAGATCGGCGCCGACATCATCGCGCTGTCCTTCGTGCGCAACGCCAAGGACTACGACGACGTCCGCCGGATCATGGAGGAGGAGGGCCGGGTCGTCCCGGTCGTCGCCAAGATCGAGAAGCCGCAGGCCGTCGACAACCTCGCCGAGATCGTCGCGGCGTTCGACGGCATCATGGTCGCCCGCGGCGACCTGGGCGTCGAGCTGCCGCTCGAGCAGGTGCCGCTCGTGCAGAAGCGCGCGGTCGAGCTGGCCCGCCGCAACGCGAAGCCGGTCATCGTCGCGACGCAGGTCCTCGAGTCGATGACGACGAACCCCCGCCCGACGCGCGCCGAGACCTCGGACTGCGCGAACGCGGTGCTCGACGGCGCGGACGCGGTCATGCTCTCGGGCGAGACGAGCGTCGGCGACTACCCGATCGAGACGGTCCGCACGATGGCCCGCATCATCGAGGCGACCGAGGAGCTCGGCCGGGAGCGCATCGCGCCGCTCGGGTCGACCCCGCACACGCGCGGCGGTGCGATCACGCGCGCGGCCGCCGAGATCGGCGAGACGCTCGGCGTGAAGTACCTCGTGACGTTCACGCAGTCCGGTGACTCGGCCCGCCGCATGTCGCGGCTGCGCTCGTCGATCCCGCTGCTCGCGTTCACGCCGGTCGAGTCGGTGCGCAACGTCCTGTCGCTGAGCTGGGGCACGCAGACCTACCAGGTGCCCACGGTCGAGAGCACGGACCACATGGTCGCGCAGGTGGACCAGACGCTCCGCGCGAACGGCCTGGCCGAGGTCGGCGACTACGTCGTCGTGGTCTCGGGTGCGCCGGTCGGCGTCGTCGGGTCGACGAACTCGATCGTCGTGCACAAGATCGGCGACGAGGAGAACCCGGGCGGTCGCGTCGCCTGA
- a CDS encoding glutamate synthase subunit beta codes for MADPRGFLKVRERELPPNRPVEVRLRDWKDVHAHRQDGQPYLKEQAGRCMDCGIPFCHNGCPLGNLIPEWNDLVWRGQWSDAIDRLHATNNFPEFTGRICPAPCESSCVLGINQPPVTIKNVEVSIIDEAFERGYVTPQVPQRLTGHTVAVVGSGPAGLAAAQQLTRAGHTVAVYERDDAIGGLLRYGVPDFKLEKVHIDRRLAQMEAEGTRFRPGVEIGRDITWEQLQARYDAIVIATGATVPRELQVPGKELGGVHVAMDFLHQANAVAAGREVPDQITATGKHVVIIGGGDTGSDCLGTALRQGAASVTTLAIGKRPPEERPAHQPWPTDPILFEVSSSHEEGGERAYLASTVEFLPGEDGAVARLRLATTEYLPDGRRVPTPGTEREIPAELVLVAMGFTGPETAPLTEQLGVQLTARGLVTRSDDFSTTVPGVFVAGDAGRGQSLVVWAIAEGRAAAAAVDTYLSGGTELPSPVTASTVALRP; via the coding sequence GTGGCTGACCCCCGCGGCTTCCTGAAGGTGCGGGAGCGCGAGCTCCCGCCCAACCGCCCGGTCGAGGTGCGTCTGCGCGACTGGAAGGACGTCCACGCCCACCGGCAGGACGGCCAGCCGTACCTCAAGGAGCAGGCGGGCCGCTGCATGGACTGCGGCATCCCGTTCTGCCACAACGGCTGCCCGCTCGGGAACCTCATCCCCGAGTGGAACGACCTGGTGTGGCGCGGGCAGTGGTCGGACGCGATCGACCGCCTGCACGCGACGAACAACTTCCCGGAGTTCACCGGGCGGATCTGCCCGGCGCCGTGCGAGTCGAGCTGCGTGCTCGGCATCAACCAGCCGCCGGTGACGATCAAGAACGTCGAGGTCTCGATCATCGACGAGGCGTTCGAGCGCGGGTACGTCACGCCGCAGGTGCCGCAGCGCCTCACGGGGCACACGGTCGCGGTCGTCGGCTCGGGCCCCGCCGGGCTCGCGGCCGCGCAGCAGCTCACGCGTGCCGGCCACACGGTCGCCGTGTACGAGCGGGACGACGCGATCGGCGGTCTGCTCCGCTACGGCGTGCCGGACTTCAAGCTCGAGAAGGTCCACATCGACCGCCGCCTGGCGCAGATGGAGGCCGAGGGCACGCGGTTCCGCCCGGGCGTCGAGATCGGCCGCGACATCACGTGGGAGCAGCTGCAGGCCCGCTACGACGCGATCGTCATCGCGACCGGCGCGACCGTCCCGCGCGAGCTGCAGGTGCCGGGCAAGGAGCTCGGCGGCGTGCACGTCGCGATGGACTTCCTGCACCAGGCCAACGCCGTCGCGGCCGGCCGCGAGGTGCCCGACCAGATCACCGCGACCGGCAAGCACGTCGTCATCATCGGCGGCGGCGACACCGGCTCGGACTGCCTCGGCACCGCGCTGCGCCAGGGCGCGGCGTCCGTCACGACGCTCGCGATCGGCAAGCGCCCGCCCGAGGAGCGCCCCGCGCACCAGCCGTGGCCGACCGACCCGATCCTCTTCGAGGTGTCGTCGTCGCACGAGGAGGGCGGCGAGCGCGCGTACCTCGCGTCGACCGTCGAGTTCCTCCCGGGCGAGGACGGCGCCGTGGCGCGGCTGCGCCTCGCGACCACCGAGTACCTGCCCGACGGTCGTCGCGTCCCGACGCCCGGCACCGAGCGGGAGATCCCGGCCGAGCTCGTGCTCGTCGCGATGGGCTTCACCGGGCCGGAGACCGCGCCGCTCACGGAGCAGCTGGGCGTCCAGCTCACCGCGCGCGGCCTCGTCACCCGGTCGGACGACTTCTCCACGACGGTGCCCGGCGTGTTCGTGGCCGGCGACGCCGGTCGCGGGCAGTCGCTCGTCGTCTGGGCGATCGCCGAGGGCCGTGCTGCCGCGGCCGCCGTGGACACCTATCTGTCGGGCGGCACCGAGCTGCCCTCACCGGTCACGGCCAGCACCGTGGCGCTGCGCCCCTGA